DNA from Stenotrophomonas acidaminiphila:
CCTCGTCCTCGTCGTCTTCTTCCTCGAACGCGTCCAGCTCCTGCACCCGCACGAAGTTGGGCAGTGCATCGGCGAAGCCGATCTGGGCGCCGTCGGCGATCATCGCCCGCACCTCGCGCTTCATCGCGCTTTCCACCAGCGCGAAGCACACCACGCCCTGCGCGCTCTCCTCGCCGTCTTCGTCGAACACGGCCACCCAGCCGGCCGCGGGCATGATCTGGATGATGTTGTCTTGCATGGACGGTCACCAGGAATGAAGAAGCCCAGAGCTTGCGCGAAGCGCATGGCCAACGCAATCGCGGTGCACCGGTTCACCGCGCCGTCGCCGGCGTGGCGTTGTCGGCCAGGTACGCCGCCGCGCGGCTGAACGCGGCCGGCGCACCGCAGCGGCAGCCTTCCCGGGGCGCGGGCAGCCACGCGCACGGCTCGGCACGGACCGCGCCAATGGCGCTGGACGGCGCATCGGCCGCCCGCGCCCGGCACCGCGCCAGGCAGGCAGCGGCTGGGCGTGCGGCGCCGGCGCGGCCGCGGTCAGTCGGCCTTCCAGGTACCGCCGCCCTGTGCGCAGCTGGCCGGCAGGCCGGCCAGGTCGTCGGCCGAACGCTCGTAGTAGAAGCCGTCGAAATCCTGGCCGAACAGGCGCCGGCAACTGCCCTGCGCCGGCGCTGGACAGGCGTCCATGTAAGTGATCTCGCCCGCCTTGCCGCCCATCTGCGCCGAGGTCTGCGCCAACCCCTCGCACACGCGCTTGAGTTGCGCTTCGGTGGAGGCACCCGCGGTCTGCACGCAGTCGCGGGAACGGATGACCTGGCCGAGGAGCGAAAACTCGCCGGCGATCATGCACGCGTGCGTGGCGGCGACACCGGGGGCCGCATCCGCTGGGCCCGCCGTCGCCGCTGCATCCGCCGGGGTGGCCTGCGCCGGCGTGTCCTGCGCGCCGCAGCCGGCCAGTACACTCATCGCGCCCGCCAATGCCCATGCCTTTCCATGCCGCCATGCCCATGCCATGCAGTGTTCCTTCATCCGTGGGAACGCCGATCATAGCGTGCGCGGGCGGCGGGCCTGTGGCGGCGGGCACCGCAACGCGCGTGGTCAGCGCTCGCCGGCCTCGCCCTGCAGCGCCAGCGGACGCACCTGCTCCAGCAGGCTGACCAGGGTCTTGCCCGGCTCCTCCCACGGGATCATGTGCGCCGAATGCTCGAACCAGACGCCGCGCTTGTACGGCGCGCGCACCTGCGCCAACCAGGCCGCGGTCGGTTCCGAGGGCGTGGTGTAGTCGTGGCGCCCCATGAACATCAGCACCGGGATGGGGAACCGCTTCACCCCGCGGTAGTCCACCTGCAGGAACTCATCCAGCAGCCGCCCGAGGGTGAATTCGCTGCCGGCGTTGATCGCGCAGCGCGCCGCATCGTCGTAGTCGGGCGACAACCGCGGCCCCTGGAAGAAGTAGTTCGACTCGCTGCGGAACGCACTCAGGCCGCCGTAGTGCTGTGGCCATTTGCGGGCCACGACGATCCGCTCGCGGGTGAGCGGCGCGTCGCCCGGATAGGGCGCGATGGCCTCCATCTCGCGCACCGCTTCGGCGTTGCCGCGCTCGCGCGCGGTGCGCAGGCCGTAATCGAAGCTGACCCGCTCGTTGGTGCGCACGTCGATCACCTGGCCGATGCCGACATACGCATGGAACAGGTCCGGGCGCTGCAGCGCCGCCTGCATCGCCACCACGGTGCCCCAGCTGTGCCCGACCAGCACCAGCTTGCGCTTGTGGTAGCGGCTGCGCAGGTAGTCGGCCAGTTCGATGGCATCGTCGACGTAGCGCTGGATGCGCAGCGTGCCGGCCACCTCCTGCTGCGGGTTGAGCAGCAGCGTCCGCCCGGCACCGCGCTGGTCGTAGTTGACCACGGTGAAGTACTCCTCCAGCGGGCGCTGGAACTGCCACAGCGTGGGGATCACCGGCGATGCCGGCCCACCGTGCACGAACAGCAGCAGCGGGTTGTCGCGGTCCTGGCCGCGCACGTTGACCCACTGCGCGATGCCGCCGATCTTCGCCGCGTAGTCCTCCTGCACGCCGTTGGGCGCGACGATGCGCCCCAGGTCGGCGATGATCCCGCGCGCCGGCGCGTAGCTGGAACGGTCCGGGCAGGCATCCTGCGCGGCCGCCAGCAGCGGCGCCAGCGCCAGGACCAGCGCTGCAGGCAGGCGAAAACGGTATGCGTTCATCGGCATTGGCCTCCAGGCCGGATTGTGGGCACCGCCGGAAGCGGCATGCTGGCGGCCGCCGCGGCCGGACCGTGGCGGTCATGCACCGCGCCGCGGGACATCGGTGGTCGACCGTTCCCGATCCGCGTTGCCCGCCGGCGACGGCAGCGGCTCATTCGCCCAGTTCCGGGTCGAGCAACAGGAGCGCGGCGGCGGCCGCGGCGAAGTACACGCGCTGGTCATCGTCGAGCCGGCGGTCCAAGTGCACCCGGCCGCGGTTGAGCACGTCGACCACAGCGCGCGTGCCGCCATCGCCGGCGATGACGTAACCGGTCGGTGTCATGCCCCTGACCGGCGTGCCCTGGTAGGCATACACGGCGCGCACCGCGTAGTCGCTTCCCCATGGCGACTGCAGGCGCCCGTGCAGGCCCTCGCCCTCGCGCCTCACCTCCAGCACCTGCACGGGCTGGCCATCCATCCGCAGCCCGCATGCGAGCAACGGCCCGGCCATCGCCGTCAGGTCGACCGTCAGCCGGTGTGATTCGCCCCCCCGGCCCGCGGTCCATGCCTGCGTGCGGCACTGCACCTCCACCGGTGGCTGGTCGCGCGCCACCATCGTGTAATCGTAGGGCCGGGACGTGCGGCCCACGTCGAATGCCGGCAAGGGTACGCGCCAGGAGAAGGTCGAGCCCTCGCGCATCCGCAGGGCGCTGTACGGCCCGAACCGCACCGGTTCGTTGAAGCGCCGCGGCGAGTGGCCGCTGACCTCGTAGGTCACCGCATCGGCGGTGAAGCCGTCGGGCATGCGCATCTGCGCGGGCGTGCAGGCCGGCAGCAGCGGGACCAGCAGCAGGCAGACCGCGACCGGGGCAGTGATGCGCATGACCGTATCCAGCAGGGGCGATGGGCGGATGCTAGGGCGCATGCGCGGACCGCCACCCCTGCCATTGGTTTGCCGCGCCCGGGAGGTTCAGGCGACGTTGCCGGCGCGCGGGCCGCCAGCGCCGGACGTTACCGCGGGTGGTCCACCGGCCGCCGCCTGGCCGCCGGGACACCCTCGACGCGTGCTCCCACGGGGATCAGTACCAGATCGCGGCGGGCAACCCGGTGCGGTCCGGCTGCACCTGCGCCGGCAGCGATCGCGCGCGGCCAGCGGCAATGCGTTCGGCACTCCACAACGCCGCCAGGGCATCCAGTACGTCGTCGGTCGCGGCCTGGCGCGCCGGCACCGCACGCAGCAGCGCCATCACTGCGTCCTGGCCGTAGATGTCCGCCAGCAGGCTGACACGCATCTGCGCACCGGCGAAGGTGCGCTTGCCATCCGCCAGGCCGCGCCCCGCTCCACCATTGAGCGCAGCGAACGACACCTCCGGATGTATCTCGCGCACCCGTTGCCGTGCATCCACGTCCCCCTGGAGCAGTTGGTCCCACTGGCGGATCTTGGGCAGGATCGCGAACGACTGCGCGCCGAAGCCGCGCCCGTCGATCTCCCGGTGGCGGCGGGATGCCTCGGGCTGCGAGCCCGCATCGAGAATGCCGCGCACGGGCGTGGAAAAAACACTGCTGGCCCGCTTGCCGCCAACGAAGCAGCGCGCCTCGCGATCGGCCGGGCGGCCACCCTGCTCGCAGAGCCCTATCGGAATATCCACCGCGATCACCCGGGCCGTCCGGTGCGTGTGGAAAAGTTGCTGGGCGTCGGGGTACAGCGCATGCACCAGCCCGCCCCCGCCCCACCAGACGGCGATCCATCCGCTGCCGGCGCCATCCACGCCGACGCACCCCTTGAACTGTTCCATGCTTCCCCCCCCCCGGGCACTGGTCACAGGATGACACAGCCGCCCACGCACGCCTGCGTCCACACCAACTCGCAAGGCAGCCCCGTCGGCTGCTCCCCGCCGGCGGAAAAGACAAGGGCCGGGTGCTCGCGCACACCGGCCCCGGTCTCATCCGGCGTTGCCACCGGTCAGCCGCACTTGCTGTAGCCACAGTTCAGGCAGGTGGCGCACCCGTCCATCACCACCAGCGCCTTGGTGCTGCACTTGTGGCACATGGTGGCGCTGGGCGGGAAGCTGGTGCCCTCGCCGGTGACCTGGACGTCCTCATCGCGCCCGGCGGGGGCGGCGACTACGGCGTCAGTGTTTTTTTTTGAGCGGTCCTCGAACTGCTTGCGCTTCTCGGCGATCAGCGCGCGCTGGTGGGCGCTCATTTCCGGATCGTGCAGCAGGCCGATCGACTTCATGTGGTCTTCGACGATGGAGCCCAGCTCGGCGACCAGCGACGGCATGTACACGCCGCCGGCCTTGAAATAGCCGCCCTTGGGGTCGAACACGGCCTTCATCTCGTCGACGATGAAGGTGACGTCGCCGCCCTTGCGGAACACCGCCGACATGATGCGGGTCAGCGCCACGATCCACTGGAAATGCTCCATCGACTTGGAGTTGATGAAGATCTCGAACGGACGGCGCAGTTCGTGCTCGGTGCCGGCGTTGAGCACGATGTCGTTGATGGT
Protein-coding regions in this window:
- a CDS encoding alpha/beta hydrolase gives rise to the protein MNAYRFRLPAALVLALAPLLAAAQDACPDRSSYAPARGIIADLGRIVAPNGVQEDYAAKIGGIAQWVNVRGQDRDNPLLLFVHGGPASPVIPTLWQFQRPLEEYFTVVNYDQRGAGRTLLLNPQQEVAGTLRIQRYVDDAIELADYLRSRYHKRKLVLVGHSWGTVVAMQAALQRPDLFHAYVGIGQVIDVRTNERVSFDYGLRTARERGNAEAVREMEAIAPYPGDAPLTRERIVVARKWPQHYGGLSAFRSESNYFFQGPRLSPDYDDAARCAINAGSEFTLGRLLDEFLQVDYRGVKRFPIPVLMFMGRHDYTTPSEPTAAWLAQVRAPYKRGVWFEHSAHMIPWEEPGKTLVSLLEQVRPLALQGEAGER
- a CDS encoding NrdJb, whose translation is MAVKIDKKIKGYSVITPDDKAREATAKAPVAQAQDDAQDSNIVHMHERIERPDVLIGSTYKIKSPLVEHAFYVTINDIVLNAGTEHELRRPFEIFINSKSMEHFQWIVALTRIMSAVFRKGGDVTFIVDEMKAVFDPKGGYFKAGGVYMPSLVAELGSIVEDHMKSIGLLHDPEMSAHQRALIAEKRKQFEDRSKKNTDAVVAAPAGRDEDVQVTGEGTSFPPSATMCHKCSTKALVVMDGCATCLNCGYSKCG